The following coding sequences are from one Selenomonas sputigena ATCC 35185 window:
- a CDS encoding energy-coupling factor transporter ATPase, whose product MTGEARSVAEFIRAEHLSHVFHAGEEDAYRALSDISLSIADGEFLAVLGTNGSGKSTLARHFNALLLPTEGRCTVAGLDTKETQELWRIRQLVSMVFQNPDNQIIAAVVEDDVAFGPENLGIEPAEIRLRVRDALAAVGMERYRTAAPHLLSGGQKQRVAIAGALAMRTRCLVLDEPTAMLDPLGRQEVLQTVQRLHRERGITVIYITHFMEEAAAADRVIVMEEGRIAAEGTPREVFQDVSGMKARGLDVPLAVELAALLRADGISLPQDLLTDKELVSALCPSC is encoded by the coding sequence ATGACAGGGGAGGCAAGAAGCGTGGCGGAGTTCATTCGTGCCGAACATCTTTCGCATGTATTCCATGCGGGGGAAGAGGACGCCTATCGGGCGCTTTCCGACATCTCCTTGTCCATCGCCGACGGCGAATTTCTCGCCGTCCTCGGCACGAACGGCTCAGGCAAGTCGACGCTGGCGCGTCACTTCAATGCGCTCCTCCTGCCGACCGAGGGCCGATGCACGGTCGCGGGGCTGGATACGAAGGAGACGCAGGAGCTTTGGCGCATCCGCCAGCTCGTGAGCATGGTGTTCCAGAATCCCGACAATCAGATCATCGCCGCTGTCGTCGAGGACGACGTCGCCTTCGGACCGGAAAACCTCGGCATAGAGCCGGCGGAGATCCGCCTGCGCGTGAGAGACGCGCTCGCTGCCGTCGGCATGGAGCGCTATCGCACGGCAGCGCCGCACCTCCTGTCGGGAGGGCAGAAGCAGCGCGTGGCGATTGCGGGCGCACTGGCGATGCGGACGCGCTGCCTCGTGCTCGACGAGCCGACGGCGATGCTCGATCCTTTGGGCAGGCAGGAGGTCTTGCAGACGGTGCAGCGGCTTCATCGCGAGAGGGGCATCACTGTCATCTATATCACGCACTTCATGGAGGAGGCGGCGGCCGCCGACCGCGTCATCGTCATGGAGGAGGGGCGCATCGCGGCGGAAGGAACGCCGCGCGAGGTGTTTCAGGACGTCTCGGGCATGAAGGCGCGTGGCCTCGACGTGCCGCTCGCCGTCGAGTTGGCGGCGCTCCTTCGCGCGGACGGCATATCGCTGCCG
- the tilS gene encoding tRNA lysidine(34) synthetase TilS, giving the protein MLNKVLAFCEEHGLLAHGSSIVVAVSGGADSMALLDLLLHLQERRALSLHVAHFEHGIRGEASREDADYVAAFCRARGVACSVEAADVPQYAKERRMSLETAARELRYAFLRRVRACVGAQAIAVAHHADDQAETVLQHILRGAGLHGLVGMTPRTGDVVRPLLACTKEELVAHCAAHGIEVRHDATNDAAEARRNYLRLEILPRLTAHINASAGAALVRLAEAARADDALLDEMAHAAFSRVVCGEGRAAGAAHESLALSRTAFRAEPLALQRRIVRLAARAFVDESHDWGWRQVEQVRRMMVEGRGGLSWDLPGCVRFFLDGKRGVFLVGAIRTAHEEGGAGGRPLSSHRTAGGMAESDLLSGIPLRAPGATRLPALGIALVADFVRERPRTDGRSEIYLPSRVLAAAVVRTRRAGDRVRLPCGTKKLKDFFIDEHVPRTARDRVPLVVCDGEVVWAVGVRRFSSALVKEDESMVRLRAVFEEGAYDHAQRFGEDSFR; this is encoded by the coding sequence ATGCTGAATAAGGTCTTGGCTTTTTGCGAGGAGCATGGCCTTCTGGCGCATGGCTCTTCCATCGTGGTTGCCGTCTCGGGCGGCGCAGACTCGATGGCGCTGCTCGATCTGCTGCTGCATTTGCAGGAGCGGCGGGCGCTTTCCTTGCATGTCGCGCATTTCGAGCACGGCATTCGCGGTGAGGCATCGCGCGAAGATGCGGACTATGTCGCTGCATTCTGCCGTGCACGAGGCGTCGCCTGCAGCGTGGAGGCGGCAGATGTGCCGCAGTATGCGAAAGAGCGCAGGATGTCGCTGGAAACGGCGGCGCGCGAACTGCGCTACGCTTTTTTGCGCCGCGTAAGGGCGTGTGTCGGCGCTCAGGCGATCGCTGTCGCGCATCATGCGGACGATCAGGCGGAGACGGTGCTGCAGCATATCCTGCGCGGCGCTGGATTGCACGGTCTCGTGGGCATGACGCCGCGCACGGGCGATGTCGTGCGCCCCCTGCTCGCCTGCACGAAGGAGGAGCTTGTCGCTCACTGCGCGGCGCATGGCATCGAGGTGCGCCACGATGCGACGAATGATGCGGCGGAGGCGCGGCGCAACTACTTGCGGCTGGAGATCCTGCCGCGTCTCACCGCGCATATCAACGCGTCGGCGGGCGCGGCGCTCGTACGCCTCGCGGAAGCTGCCCGCGCGGACGACGCTCTGCTCGATGAGATGGCGCACGCAGCGTTTTCGCGCGTCGTCTGCGGCGAGGGGCGGGCAGCGGGCGCGGCGCACGAAAGCCTTGCGCTTTCGCGCACGGCGTTTCGCGCCGAGCCGCTCGCCCTGCAGCGGCGCATCGTGCGCCTTGCTGCGCGCGCCTTCGTCGATGAATCGCACGATTGGGGCTGGCGGCAGGTCGAGCAGGTGCGCCGCATGATGGTGGAAGGAAGGGGCGGTCTCTCGTGGGACTTGCCCGGCTGCGTGCGCTTTTTCCTCGATGGAAAAAGGGGCGTCTTTCTTGTCGGCGCGATTCGTACTGCCCATGAGGAAGGCGGTGCAGGAGGCAGGCCGCTTTCTTCGCATAGGACGGCGGGCGGCATGGCGGAGAGCGATCTTTTGAGCGGCATACCTCTTCGAGCGCCTGGTGCGACGCGTCTGCCCGCGCTCGGCATCGCGCTCGTCGCGGATTTTGTCCGCGAGCGCCCACGGACGGACGGACGCTCGGAAATCTACTTGCCGTCTCGCGTACTTGCCGCAGCCGTCGTGCGCACGCGCCGCGCGGGCGATCGCGTGCGGCTTCCCTGCGGCACGAAGAAGCTCAAGGATTTCTTCATCGACGAGCATGTGCCGCGCACCGCGCGCGATCGCGTGCCGCTCGTCGTCTGTGATGGGGAGGTCGTCTGGGCGGTAGGCGTGCGGCGTTTTTCGTCCGCGCTGGTGAAGGAAGATGAATCAATGGTACGGCTTCGCGCCGTTTTTGAAGAAGGAGCATACGATCATGCACAACGATTTGGAGAAGATTCTTTTCGATGA
- the hpt gene encoding hypoxanthine phosphoribosyltransferase, translated as MHNDLEKILFDEAQLAEMVERLGREITRDYAGEEIYAVGILKGAVLFYADLVRAIDLPVTLDFMQLSSYGGGTSSTGDVQILLDLAKSVAGRNILLIEDIVDSGLSMHYLMENFRHRKAKSVKLCSLLSKPSRRKVDVKVDYCGAEVPDAFLVGYGLDYDQKYRNLPYLGILKPEIYSK; from the coding sequence ATGCACAACGATTTGGAGAAGATTCTTTTCGATGAGGCGCAGCTCGCCGAGATGGTGGAGCGGCTTGGGCGCGAGATCACGCGCGACTATGCGGGCGAGGAGATCTACGCCGTCGGCATTCTGAAGGGCGCCGTGCTCTTCTACGCCGACCTCGTGCGCGCCATCGACCTGCCCGTGACGCTCGATTTCATGCAGCTTTCGAGCTATGGCGGCGGTACGAGTTCGACGGGCGATGTGCAGATCCTCCTCGACCTCGCGAAGAGCGTCGCGGGGCGCAACATCCTGCTCATTGAGGACATTGTGGATTCGGGGCTTTCCATGCACTATCTGATGGAGAACTTCCGCCATCGAAAGGCGAAGAGCGTCAAGCTCTGCTCGCTTTTGAGCAAGCCGTCGCGGCGCAAGGTCGATGTGAAGGTCGACTACTGCGGTGCGGAGGTGCCCGACGCCTTCCTCGTCGGCTATGGGCTTGACTACGATCAAAAGTACAGGAATCTGCCGTATCTCGGCATCCTGAAGCCCGAGATCTACAGCAAATGA
- a CDS encoding S1 domain-containing RNA-binding protein yields MSIEVGSIVEGVVTGITNFGAFVELPEGKVGLVHISEVADEYVRDVHDFLKEKDKVKVKVLTIDDRGKIGLSIKQLQEKKPMEKKVGEVPRRPMPPRRGAGGDFRRQGRFGPGSASFEDKLSRFLKDSDERLTDLRRKTDSKRGGRGSRRD; encoded by the coding sequence TTGTCCATTGAAGTAGGCAGTATTGTTGAGGGTGTTGTGACGGGCATCACGAATTTCGGAGCGTTCGTCGAGCTGCCTGAGGGGAAGGTCGGTCTTGTCCATATCTCTGAGGTCGCTGATGAGTATGTGCGGGACGTCCATGATTTCCTCAAGGAGAAGGACAAGGTGAAGGTCAAGGTCTTGACGATCGATGATCGCGGCAAGATCGGGCTTTCCATCAAGCAACTGCAGGAAAAGAAGCCGATGGAGAAGAAGGTCGGCGAGGTTCCGCGCCGTCCGATGCCGCCGCGCCGCGGTGCAGGCGGGGACTTTAGGCGGCAGGGGCGTTTCGGCCCAGGCAGTGCCTCCTTTGAAGACAAGTTGTCGCGCTTCCTCAAGGACAGCGATGAAAGGCTGACGGACTTGCGCCGCAAGACGGATTCCAAGCGCGGCGGCCGTGGTTCGCGCAGGGATTGA